In Candidatus Roseilinea sp., one DNA window encodes the following:
- a CDS encoding HD family phosphohydrolase — protein MNLDATSGARQQLKQTQRQKIVILSAIAVATFVGVTAAQLSRHVIGAGVVYNLGEVAAFDIRAPHRLVYISDVETNRQRDLAEAGVAPIFTPPDAQTSRRQMSLAYEALDYIQQIRSNQSASFDERVRKLTNLDELVIRESTARNILALEDSQWSRVSAQTLAVLDVVLRRSIHPGNLDETRAIVPQLISFSLRAEEAEIVNQLVSTLIVPNTNYDSAATEAARRAARENVKPVERKYEANQIIIRSGQVIGPNEIEALERFNLRRPALSWTHVISALILSALAVTALGMGMLRARENVFKRPIRQTALSAALFVMVLMLARWLLPGHGVLPYLAPLATVSIAITSWSGLLPGVISALLMGALVGLGMDKQLEFAACITASGITACLTLGRAERLSNFLRAGALAGIAQCLIVLAFNLPTAQPNDVPLLVVYLIASLAGGVLSAGLALAILYISGAIFDVTTVVQLIELSRLSHPLLQQMVTQAPGTYHHTLMVTNLAENAAERIGADSLLTRVGSYFHDIGKLANPHFFIENQLEGINPHEQLDPLTSSTILQNHVTDGLKLAAKYRLPSRVRAFIAEHHGTTKTHYQYARACEESGHEVDAQPFRYPGPRPQSKETALLMLADGSEAAVRANRCTTVEEMDEVLRRLFADRLADHQLDDSDLTLREMEVVRQSFLETLRGVYHPRMKYPTPVTASKPAEPRVTAKPLPPHPDQELATP, from the coding sequence ATGAACCTAGACGCGACTTCCGGCGCTCGCCAACAACTGAAGCAAACCCAACGACAAAAGATCGTCATCCTGAGCGCGATCGCGGTTGCGACGTTCGTGGGCGTCACAGCCGCGCAATTGTCGCGTCATGTCATCGGCGCCGGCGTGGTTTACAACCTAGGCGAAGTCGCCGCCTTCGACATCCGCGCACCACACCGGCTGGTCTACATCAGCGACGTGGAGACCAACCGCCAGCGCGACCTGGCCGAAGCCGGCGTAGCGCCGATCTTCACCCCGCCCGACGCACAAACGTCGCGCCGGCAGATGTCGCTGGCGTACGAAGCACTCGACTACATCCAACAGATCCGCAGCAACCAGAGCGCCAGCTTCGATGAGCGCGTTCGCAAGTTGACCAACCTAGACGAGTTGGTCATCCGCGAATCCACCGCGCGTAACATCCTGGCGCTCGAGGATAGCCAGTGGAGCCGCGTCTCGGCGCAGACGCTGGCCGTGCTGGACGTTGTGCTCCGTCGCTCGATCCATCCAGGCAATCTGGATGAGACGCGGGCGATCGTGCCGCAATTGATCAGCTTCAGCTTGCGCGCCGAGGAAGCCGAAATCGTCAACCAATTGGTGAGCACGCTGATCGTGCCGAATACCAACTACGACTCGGCCGCCACCGAAGCTGCGCGTCGCGCCGCGCGCGAGAACGTCAAGCCGGTCGAGCGCAAATACGAGGCGAACCAGATCATCATCCGCAGCGGGCAAGTCATCGGCCCGAATGAGATCGAAGCCCTGGAGCGATTCAACCTGCGCCGCCCGGCGCTGTCCTGGACGCACGTCATCAGTGCGCTCATCCTCAGTGCGCTCGCCGTGACGGCGCTCGGCATGGGCATGCTGCGCGCCCGCGAGAACGTCTTCAAGCGCCCGATCCGGCAGACAGCGTTGAGCGCTGCGCTGTTCGTCATGGTATTGATGCTCGCACGCTGGCTGCTACCCGGGCACGGCGTGCTGCCTTACCTGGCGCCGTTGGCCACCGTTTCCATCGCGATCACGAGCTGGTCCGGCTTGCTGCCCGGCGTGATCAGCGCCTTACTCATGGGCGCGCTGGTCGGCCTGGGGATGGATAAGCAACTGGAGTTCGCCGCGTGCATCACTGCCAGCGGCATCACCGCGTGCCTAACGCTCGGTCGCGCCGAGCGGCTGAGCAACTTCCTGCGTGCCGGCGCATTGGCAGGCATCGCGCAGTGTTTGATCGTGCTCGCCTTCAATTTGCCCACCGCTCAGCCCAACGACGTGCCCTTGCTGGTCGTTTATTTGATCGCCAGCCTGGCCGGCGGCGTGTTATCCGCCGGGCTGGCGTTGGCCATCCTCTACATCAGCGGCGCCATCTTCGACGTGACGACGGTAGTGCAACTGATCGAGCTTTCGCGCCTCTCGCACCCGCTGTTGCAACAAATGGTGACCCAGGCGCCGGGCACTTACCACCATACGCTGATGGTGACGAATCTGGCGGAGAACGCCGCCGAGCGCATCGGCGCCGATTCGCTGCTCACGCGCGTTGGGTCCTACTTTCACGATATCGGCAAGCTGGCCAATCCACACTTCTTCATCGAGAACCAGCTCGAGGGCATCAACCCACACGAGCAGCTCGATCCGTTGACCAGCTCGACCATTCTGCAAAACCACGTTACGGACGGGCTGAAGCTGGCCGCCAAATACCGGCTGCCGTCGCGCGTGCGCGCGTTCATTGCCGAACACCACGGCACGACGAAGACGCACTACCAGTATGCGCGCGCCTGCGAAGAGAGCGGTCACGAAGTGGACGCGCAACCTTTCCGCTACCCCGGGCCGCGCCCGCAGAGCAAGGAAACGGCGCTACTCATGCTGGCCGATGGCAGCGAGGCCGCGGTGCGCGCCAACCGCTGCACGACGGTCGAGGAGATGGACGAGGTACTGCGTCGCTTGTTCGCCGATCGCCTGGCCGACCACCAGCTCGATGACAGCGATCTGACGCTGCGCGAGATGGAGGTGGTGCGCCAGTCCTTCCTGGAGACGCTGCGCGGCGTGTATCACCCGCGCATGAAGTATCCGACACCGGTCACAGCGTCCAAGCCTGCTGAGCCGCGGGTCACTGCCAAGCCGCTCCCACCCCACCCCGATCAGGAACTCGCCACGCCATGA
- the ybeY gene encoding endoribonuclease YbeY encodes MTSPRESARSTQPKPTCDADIHLHIRPAHRARGRTSLVRRAARAALAQGRELPARVELTIRLTDDAELRTLNRRYRATDAPTDVLSFGGEGYRDGRPHSNGDTPVYLGDIAISMERCTAQARRYGHSVEDELALLVIHGVLHLLGYDHHTPARRRRMWQAQERAFALLGRPNPLKPDQFHD; translated from the coding sequence ATGACGTCGCCGCGCGAGAGCGCTCGTTCGACCCAGCCGAAGCCGACGTGCGACGCGGACATCCACCTGCACATTCGCCCTGCACATCGCGCGCGCGGTCGAACATCGCTGGTGCGCCGCGCCGCGCGCGCGGCATTGGCCCAGGGGCGTGAATTGCCGGCACGGGTCGAGCTGACGATTCGCCTGACCGACGACGCCGAGCTGCGCACGCTCAACCGACGATACCGCGCGACCGATGCGCCCACCGACGTGCTGTCGTTTGGCGGCGAAGGCTATCGAGACGGCCGGCCGCACAGCAACGGCGATACGCCGGTTTACCTGGGCGACATCGCCATCTCGATGGAGCGATGCACGGCGCAGGCCAGGCGCTACGGCCATTCGGTCGAGGACGAACTGGCGCTGCTGGTGATCCACGGGGTACTGCATCTGCTCGGTTACGATCATCACACGCCGGCGCGCCGGCGGCGCATGTGGCAGGCCCAAGAGCGCGCCTTCGCCCTGCTCGGCCGCCCCAATCCGCTCAAACCGGATCAATTTCACGACTGA